A window of Spirochaetota bacterium genomic DNA:
TATCTTTGGTATTAACTGCGTTTACACCCTGTATATGGTGGTGTAAACGCAGTAAGTGTCATTATCTCATTCACTTATTCATCATCTATTTGCATATCATCTAAAGGGCTCTTAATCTTATCCAACCCTTTTTTTGTAATATGTGTATATATTTCTGTTGTTCTTGAACTTTTATGACCAAGAATTTCTTGGATATATCTCAGGTCTGTACCCCTTTCCAACAAATGGGTCGCAAAACTGTGTCTTAATGTATGAATTGTGGCTTTTTTCTTAATATCTGTTTGTAATAATGCATTTTTAAAAATAGTCTGAACACTTTTCACGCTATATTTATCCCCATTTTGTCCTTCAAAAAGCCATTCTTTTGGTCTATAGTCTTTATAATACCGTCTCAACAAAACTACAACTTTCTCTGACAGCAGGCTTATTCTGTCCTTTTTCCCCTTGGCGTCTCTAATAATTATTATATTCCTTTTGGAATCAATATCAGTGATTTTCAAATCCACTACCTCGCTTAACCTTAGACCAGCAGAGTATATTAAATATATAATACATTTATGTTTCAGGTTTGATATCTGTTTTAAGATTGATCCCACTTCCTCTTCACTTAGGACAATTGGAAGTTTCTTTTCCTTTTTAGGGCGCTGAAAATAGTATTTACTTGTGGGTCTTCCCAGTACTTTTTCATAATAAAATTTTATAGAATTTATAACCTGATTTTGATATGAAGATGAAATATCTTTATTATTTATTATGTACAGAAGATATTCACGTATCTGTTCATCAGTAATATCTTTAGGATCATAATTATTATAGAAATTTAAAAACTGATTAAAATGTGAGATATAGGATTTAATAGTATTCCTGCTGTACCTTTTTAATTTTAATGTTTCTGTATATTCTTTTGGAAGATTAACATATTTAGTATTTTGGTTTTGAACTCTTTTTATATCTTGATGTTCTGTTGTTTCAATTCTCTCTTTATCATTTGTATTCAGGTTCTGTTTATATTTATTAACTTTAACCTCTGTATTAAATAGGTTTTCAATCTGCTTTTTGGCTTCTTCAGATTGTGGGATCACCCATGATTTTTGAGTCTTACTCCAATAGCAGCCTTTAATCTTCTGGGCATGCTGCTTGGTAAAGATCAAGGATTGAGTCTTGATTTTATATCTGTTATTTGAAATGGGAATTAAGATGTATTTATTCAT
This region includes:
- the xerA gene encoding site-specific tyrosine recombinase/integron integrase, whose translation is MNKYILIPISNNRYKIKTQSLIFTKQHAQKIKGCYWSKTQKSWVIPQSEEAKKQIENLFNTEVKVNKYKQNLNTNDKERIETTEHQDIKRVQNQNTKYVNLPKEYTETLKLKRYSRNTIKSYISHFNQFLNFYNNYDPKDITDEQIREYLLYIINNKDISSSYQNQVINSIKFYYEKVLGRPTSKYYFQRPKKEKKLPIVLSEEEVGSILKQISNLKHKCIIYLIYSAGLRLSEVVDLKITDIDSKRNIIIIRDAKGKKDRISLLSEKVVVLLRRYYKDYRPKEWLFEGQNGDKYSVKSVQTIFKNALLQTDIKKKATIHTLRHSFATHLLERGTDLRYIQEILGHKSSRTTEIYTHITKKGLDKIKSPLDDMQIDDE